Proteins co-encoded in one Megalops cyprinoides isolate fMegCyp1 chromosome 1, fMegCyp1.pri, whole genome shotgun sequence genomic window:
- the lgi1b gene encoding leucine-rich glioma-inactivated protein 1b, translating to MGYVNKTVKRYTFLLWIACLLLLVEGKRAKQPRCPSYCTCTKDNALCENIRTVPRSFPPDVVSLSFVKSGFNEIAEGSFVHTPALQLLLFTANTFDSINEDAFLGLPHLEYLFIENNKIKYISPYAFRGLKSLIHLSLANNNLQSLPKDVFKGMDALTKVDLRGNIFKCDCKLKWLVEWMYNTNATVDKIFCNSPPLYQGKKINDLVPQSFDCITTEFAAYQSLKFESISVESFSFGNDQYVVFAQPFVGTCSFLEWDHVEMVFRNYDNIESTSTVVCKPLVIDNQLFIIVAQLFGGSHIYKRDISANKFIKIQDIDILKIRKPNDVEIFRVDGESFFVIADSSKAGSTTVYKWNGNGFYSHQSLHPWYRDTDVEYLEIANKPHLILSSSSQRPVIYQWNKSQKQFDWRTDIPEMEDVYAVKHFKVKAELYICMTRFIGDSKVMKWDGSMFTEIQTMPSRGSMVFQPFAVDTWQYAILGSDYSLTQVYRWDAKKGQFVHFQELNIQAPRAFSLVSIDNREFLLASSFKGKTQIYEHLMIDLSN from the exons ATGGGATATGTCAACAAAACCGTCAAAAGATACACGTTCTTGCTTTGGATTGCCTGTTTACTGCTTCTTGTAGAGGGTAAGAGAGCGAAGCAACCCAGGTGCCCATCATATTGTACGTGCACCAAAGATAATGCCCTGTGTGAAAACATAAGGACGGTTCCTCGCAGCTTTCCTCCAGATGTCGTTTCATT GTCTTTTGTGAAATCTGGATTCAATGAAATTGCTGAAGGAAGCTTCGTACACACACCAGCCCTGCAGCTCTT GTTATTCACAGCCAATACTTTTGATTCTATAAATGAAGATGCATTCCTTGGTCTACCCCATCTGGAATATCT GTTtattgaaaacaacaaaatcaagTATATCTCACCATATGCTTTCCGAGGCCTAAAATCTCTTATACACTT GAGCCTGGCCAACAACAATCTCCAGTCACTCCCCAAAGATGTTTTCAAGGGCATGGACGCTTTAACAAAAGT GGACCTTCGAGGAAACATCTTTAAGTGTGACTGCAAACTCAAGTGGCTAGTGGAATGGATGTATAACACTAATGCTACTGTCGACAAAATCTTCTGCAACAGCCCACCACTGTACCAAGGGAAGAAAATCAATGACCTTGTGCCGCAGTCATTCGACTGCATAACAACAG aatttgCTGCTTATCAGTCCCTCAAGTTTGAGTCCATTTCGGTGGAATCCTTTTCCTTTGGTAACGATCAATATGTTGTCTTCGCCCAACCCTTTGTGGGAACCTGCAGTTTCCTGGAGTGGGACCATGTCGAGATGGTCTTCCGAAATTATGACAACATTGAAA GCACGTCCACTGTCGTTTGTAAACCCTTGGTCATCGATAACCAGCTCTTTATCATAGTTGCCCAACTGTTTGGTGGCTCTCACATTTACAAGAGGGACATATCAGCAAACAAGTTTATCAAAATCCAAGACATCGACATTCTGAAAATCAGGAAGCCCAACGACGTGGAGATTTTCCGCGTCGATGGCGAGTCCTTCTTCGTCATCGCGGACAGCTCCAAGGCCGGCTCCACCACAGTGTACAAGTGGAACGGTAATGGCTTCTACTCCCACCAGTCCCTCCACCCGTGGTACCGGGACACGGACGTGGAGTACCTGGAGATCGCCAACAAGCCCCACCTGATCCTGTCCAGCAGCTCCCAGCGCCCGGTCATCTACCAGTGGAACAAGAGCCAGAAGCAGTTCGACTGGCGCACGGACATCCCGGAGATGGAGGACGTGTACGCCGTCAAGCACTTCAAAGTGAAGGCCGAGCTGTACATCTGCATGACCCGCTTCATCGGCGACTCCAAGGTCATGAAGTGGGACGGCTCCATGTTCACCGAGATACAGACCATGCCCTCGCGTGGCTCCATGGTGTTCCAGCCTTTTGCCGTCGACACCTGGCAATACGCCATCCTCGGGAGCGACTACTCCCTCACCCAAGTCTATCGCTGGGACGCCAAGAAGGGACAGTTTGTCCACTTTCAAGAGCTGAACATCCAGGCGCCGAGAGCATTCTCCCTCGTTTCCATTGACAACCGTGAGTTTTTGCTTGCTTCCAGCTTTAAAGGAAAAACTCAGATTTATGAACACCTTATGATTGACTTAAGTAATTGA